In the genome of Raphanus sativus cultivar WK10039 chromosome 4, ASM80110v3, whole genome shotgun sequence, one region contains:
- the LOC108849004 gene encoding probable serine protease EDA2, which yields MTTAIGFALLTTFTVLLSSTSLSDGLLQPRRISHGLSASGKYLTRDELWFNQTLDHFSPYDHRKFGQRYYEYLDHLRVPDGPIFLMICGEGPCNGIPNDYLSVLAKKFEAGVVSLEHRYYGKSSPFNSLSSENLKFLSSKQALSDLAAFREYYQESLNVKLNRSGSVDNPWFFFGASYSGALSAWFRLKFPHLTCGSLASSAVVRAVYEYYEYDQQIGESVGPECKPVLQEINKLVELGLKVNNKAMKALFNATELDVDADFLYLIADAQVVAVQYGNPDKLCVPLVEAKKNGSDLVEAYAKYVREYCVEVFGLSAKTYSRKHLLDTAVTPESADRLWWFQTCTEVAYFQVAPANDSIRSHQINTEYHLDLCKSLFGEGVYPEVDATNLYYGGDRIAATKIVFTNGSQDPWRHASKQTSSPDLPSYIVNCHNCGHGSDLRGCPQSPMIIEGDSKNCSSPDAVNKVRQHIIEHIDLWLSECRGVLRSSI from the exons ATGACGACGGCGATCGGTTTTGCTTTACTAACGACCTTCACAGTGCTTCTGTCATCCACGAGCTTGTCCGATGGATTACTACAACCTCGAAGGATATCTCATGGTTTGTCCGCAAGCGGCAAGTACTTGACGAGAGACGAGCTCTGGTTCAACCAAACCCTCGATCACTTCTCTCCCTAT GACCATCGCAAATTCGGACAGAGATACTATGAGTATCTCGACCATTTACGAGTTCCAGATGGACCAATCTTTCTGATGATCTGTGGTGAAGGTCCTTGCAATGGGATCCCAAATGACTACTTGAGT gTGTTGGCAAAGAAGTTTGAAGCAGGCGTTGTTTCGCTTGAGCACCGTTACTACGGAAAGAGCTCTCCTTTTAACTCATTATCCAGTGAGAATCTCAAGTTTCTTTCTTCTAAACAGGCTCTTTCCGATTTAGCTGCTTTCCGTGAATATTACCAG GAGTCTTTGAATGTTAAGTTGAATAGAAGTGGGAGTGTTGATAACCCATGGTTCTTCTTCGGAGCGTCTTACTCTGGAGCTTTGAGTGCTTGGTTCCGTCTCAAGTTCCCTCATCTAACTTGTGGAAGCCTCGCTAGCTCTGCTGTTGTTCGTGCTGTCTACGAATACTATGAATATGATCAACAG ATAGGCGAGTCAGTTGGACCGGAGTGTAAACCTGTATTACAGGAGATTAATAAGCTCGTGGAGCTAGGGCTTAAAGTAAACAACAAGGCTATGAAAGCTCTCTTCAATGCCACCGAG CTTGATGTTGATGCTGATTTCTTGTACTTGATTGCGGATGCACAAGTTGTTGCA GTCCAATATGGAAACCCAGATAAACTATGTGTCCCTCTCGTGGAAGCTAAAAAGAACGGCAGTGATTTAGTG GAAGCATATGCTAAGTATGTTAGAGAGTATTGCGTGGAAGTTTTCGGGTTAAGCGCTAAAACATATAGCAGGAAACATCTGCTAGACACTGCAGTTACTCCAGAGAGTGCAGATAGGCTTTGGTGGTTCCAAACTTGCACTGAAGTTGCTTATTTCCAGGTGGCTCCTGCTAACGATAGCATCCGCTCTCACCAAATCAATacaga GTATCATTTGGACCTGTGCAAGAGTCTGTTTGGGGAAGGTGTTTACCCTGAAGTTGATGCAACGAACCTGTACTACGGTGGCGATAGAATTGCAGCGACTAAAATCGTATTCACAAATGGGTCACAAGATCCGTGGCGTCATGCATCCAAACAGACCTCATCTCCTGACT TGCCTTCTTACATTGTGAATTGTCACAACTGTGGCCATGGAAGTGATCTTCGTGGATGCCCTCAGTCTCCAATGATCAttgaag gtGATTCTAAGAATTGCAGTTCACCAGATGCAGTGAACAAAGTGAGGCAACATATAATAGAACACATTGACTTGTGGCTCTCGGAGTGTCGGGGAGTGCTTAGGAGCTCCATCTAG